The proteins below come from a single Juglans regia cultivar Chandler chromosome 12, Walnut 2.0, whole genome shotgun sequence genomic window:
- the LOC108994756 gene encoding gibberellin 2-beta-dioxygenase 2-like produces MVVVPSPTQLSTEKLRAVDLPIVDLSADRAEVSKLIVKACEEYGFFKVINHGVPEDIIVKLEQEGRDFFALPVSEKQRAGPANPLGYGCKSIGFNGDKGEVEYLTLNTNPLSIAQRSKTISINDPSKFSNAASGYIEAVEGLACELLELMAEGMLIPDTSVFSKLIRDVDNDSILRLNHYPPLQAVECKDWDTSPTYADSHKVGFGEHSDPQILTLLRSNDVGGLQISVENGVWIPVPPDPTAFWVNVGDMLQAMTNGRFVSVRHRALTNVSKSRMSMAYLGAPPLHAWISAPPEMVTPNSLSLYRPFTWAEYKKTTYSLSLGDTRLHLFRASCTDHAGAGVA; encoded by the exons ATGGTGGTAGTACCCTCGCCGACCCAACTTAGCACCGAGAAACTTCGAGCCGTAGACCTTCCTATAGTAGACTTGTCAGCCGACAGAGCAGAGGTCTCAAAGCTCATCGTTAAGGCCTGCGAAGAGTACGGTTTCTTTAAGGTTATCAACCATGGTGTCCCCGAGGACATCATTGTAAAACTGGAACAAGAGGGGCGCGACTTTTTTGCCCTACCAGTGTCCGAAAAACAACGTGCTGGGCCGGCAAATCCCCTGGGCTATGGCTGCAAGAGCATAGGCTTCAATGGAGACAAGGGAGAAGTTGAGTATCTTACGCTTAATACTAATCCTCTCTCCATTGCCCAGAGATCCAAAACCATCTCCATTAATGACCCTTCGAAATTCAG CAATGCCGCGAGCGGGTACATTGAAGCAGTTGAAGGGCTAGCTTGTGAGCTTTTGGAACTAATGGCAGAGGGCATGCTGATCCCAGATACCTCAGTGTTTAGCAAGCTGATCAGGGACGTTGATAATGACTCCATCCTCAGGCTCAATCACTATCCACCCCTGCAAGCAGTGGAGTGCAAAGACTGGGACACCTCACCCACCTATGCAGATAGCCATAAGGTTGGATTTGGAGAGCATTCTGACCCACAGATCTTGACCCTTCTGAGATCCAACGATGTGGGTGGCCTTCAAATTTCTGTAGAGAATGGGGTGTGGATCCCAGTCCCTCCTGACCCCACTGCTTTCTGGGTCAATGTGGGTGACATGTTACAG GCGATGACAAATGGAAGATTTGTAAGCGTACGACACAGAGCATTAACAAACGTAAGCAAGTCTAGAATGTCAATGGCATACTTGGGGGCTCCACCCCTCCATGCATGGATAAGTGCACCTCCAGAAATGGTCACTCCCAACAGCCTGTCTCTCTACAGACCCTTCACTTGGGCTGAATACAAGAAAACAACCTACTCTCTTAGCCTCGGGGATACACGTCTTCACCTTTTCAGGGCATCCTGCACAGACCATGCCGGAGCCGGAgttgcctag